From Pantoea sp. Ep11b, the proteins below share one genomic window:
- a CDS encoding NAD-dependent succinate-semialdehyde dehydrogenase, with the protein MKSLQESELFRTGYLADGQWHQAASTFDVTNPATGEVIAQVAKAGKTETEQAIAAAERAFPAWRALTAKARSEILTRWYQLIIENKRWLGELMTLEQGKPVKEAEGEVEYAASFIQWFAEQAKRANGEIIPPAKPGSRILATREPIGVVAAITPWNFPMAMLTRKLGPALAAGCTGIIKPANNTPLSAFALLALAKQAGVPDGVLNAVAGDTHAISDAIMASHVVRKISFTGSTQVGKLLMRNAAETMKKVSMELGGNAPYIVFEDADIDAAVQGAIANKFRNAGQVCVSVNRFYIHNAIYDRFTQQLAAEVNKLKVGNGMEEGVIVGPLIDAPAVEKVEQHVKDAVARGGKLLAGGERHALGGNFWQPTVIAEAHEEMQLAQEETFGPVAACFRFDDEEDVIRRANATPFGLAAYFYTQNLQRVFRVSAALESGMIGINECAVSTELAPFGGVKESGLGREGSVLGMEEYLEVKTLHLGGLG; encoded by the coding sequence ATGAAATCACTGCAAGAGAGCGAACTGTTCCGGACCGGCTATTTAGCGGATGGCCAGTGGCATCAGGCAGCCTCCACCTTCGACGTCACCAATCCGGCGACCGGCGAGGTGATTGCGCAGGTGGCAAAAGCGGGTAAAACGGAAACGGAACAGGCTATCGCCGCCGCAGAGCGCGCCTTTCCCGCCTGGCGGGCGCTCACCGCAAAAGCACGCTCTGAGATCCTCACACGCTGGTACCAGCTGATTATTGAGAACAAACGCTGGCTGGGCGAGCTAATGACCCTGGAACAGGGCAAGCCTGTGAAAGAGGCGGAAGGTGAAGTCGAGTATGCCGCCAGCTTTATTCAGTGGTTCGCCGAGCAGGCAAAACGGGCCAACGGTGAGATCATTCCGCCCGCGAAACCAGGCTCGCGTATCCTGGCCACCCGCGAACCGATTGGCGTGGTGGCGGCCATTACGCCGTGGAACTTCCCGATGGCGATGCTGACCCGCAAGCTGGGGCCGGCCCTGGCCGCAGGCTGCACCGGCATCATCAAACCTGCCAATAACACGCCGCTCTCCGCCTTTGCGCTGCTGGCGCTGGCGAAGCAGGCGGGCGTACCGGATGGCGTGCTGAATGCGGTGGCCGGTGACACTCACGCCATCAGTGACGCGATTATGGCCAGCCACGTAGTGCGCAAAATCTCATTTACCGGCTCGACGCAGGTGGGCAAGCTGCTGATGCGCAATGCCGCCGAAACCATGAAAAAAGTGTCGATGGAACTGGGCGGTAATGCTCCCTACATCGTGTTTGAGGATGCTGACATTGATGCCGCCGTACAGGGCGCGATCGCTAACAAATTCCGTAACGCGGGCCAGGTGTGCGTCAGCGTGAACCGCTTTTACATTCACAATGCGATCTATGATCGTTTCACGCAGCAGCTGGCGGCCGAGGTCAACAAGCTGAAAGTCGGTAACGGCATGGAAGAGGGCGTGATCGTCGGCCCCCTGATCGACGCCCCGGCGGTGGAAAAGGTGGAGCAGCACGTCAAAGACGCCGTCGCCAGAGGCGGCAAATTACTGGCGGGGGGCGAACGCCATGCTCTGGGCGGCAACTTCTGGCAGCCCACGGTGATCGCCGAAGCCCACGAAGAGATGCAGCTCGCGCAGGAGGAGACGTTCGGCCCGGTGGCAGCCTGTTTCCGTTTTGATGATGAAGAGGATGTCATCCGCCGCGCCAATGCCACGCCGTTCGGTCTGGCCGCCTACTTCTATACCCAGAATCTGCAACGGGTGTTCCGCGTCTCAGCGGCGCTGGAGAGCGGCATGATCGGCATTAACGAATGTGCCGTTTCAACCGAGCTGGCCCCCTTCGGCGGCGTGAAAGAGTCGGGGCTGGGCCGTGAAGGTTCGGTACTGGGGATGGAGGAGTATCTGGAAGTCAAAACGCTCCATCTGGGCGGTTTGGGCTAA